A genomic segment from uncultured Marinifilum sp. encodes:
- a CDS encoding SEC-C metal-binding domain-containing protein, which yields MKKLLDGFLNFFKSEDEESFYYVKMERNEKCYCGSGKKYKTCHYPEHKKKSKLAVRKIDKITGEEEIKVLSIKKLRKEHNLIKSSVH from the coding sequence ATGAAGAAATTACTCGACGGTTTTTTAAACTTCTTCAAGTCTGAAGATGAAGAATCTTTCTACTATGTAAAAATGGAACGCAACGAAAAATGTTACTGCGGCAGTGGTAAAAAATATAAAACCTGCCATTACCCAGAGCACAAGAAAAAAAGTAAATTAGCAGTACGAAAAATAGATAAAATTACTGGAGAAGAAGAAATTAAAGTTTTGAGTATCAAAAAGCTAAGAAAAGAACATAATTTAATTAAATCTAGTGTACATTAA
- a CDS encoding SDR family oxidoreductase, producing the protein MDLNIRNQLFVVCGATSGFGAAVLSQLIEDGAKVIAIARGKKQLTALQNKYPSAIETHCADITQSENIHSLIEKIGTRKLSGVFVNAGGPPAMKTLETTLSDWDNAYYQLLRWKIELSQSLLPLMLKENYGRMVFLESSSVKQPIENLVLSTSLRLSVVGFVKTLSQEIAESGVTLNIIGPGYHETPAINRLLDKKAEQKNISSEEAKNRITSSIRMKKMGNPENLGQLAAWLLSPASGYISGQSISVDGGQILGIHG; encoded by the coding sequence ATGGATTTAAATATTAGAAACCAGCTTTTTGTTGTGTGTGGTGCAACATCGGGCTTTGGAGCTGCTGTGCTATCTCAGCTTATTGAAGATGGTGCAAAAGTAATTGCCATTGCGCGCGGAAAAAAACAACTTACTGCTTTACAAAACAAATATCCATCGGCCATAGAAACGCATTGTGCCGATATCACCCAATCGGAAAATATACATAGCCTGATAGAAAAAATAGGTACACGTAAACTTTCGGGTGTATTTGTTAATGCCGGTGGACCACCTGCAATGAAAACCTTGGAAACCACTCTTAGTGATTGGGATAATGCATATTATCAGCTTTTGCGATGGAAAATAGAACTTAGCCAATCTTTACTTCCTTTAATGTTAAAAGAAAACTATGGTAGAATGGTTTTTCTGGAAAGTTCATCGGTAAAACAACCAATTGAAAATTTAGTTTTAAGCACCTCGCTTCGTCTTTCGGTAGTTGGCTTCGTAAAAACACTATCGCAAGAAATTGCCGAATCGGGAGTCACTTTAAATATTATTGGTCCTGGATATCACGAAACACCGGCTATAAATCGCCTTTTAGATAAAAAAGCTGAACAAAAAAATATAAGCTCAGAGGAAGCAAAAAACAGAATTACTTCTAGTATTCGCATGAAAAAAATGGGAAATCCTGAAAACTTAGGGCAACTGGCAGCTTGGCTACTCTCTCCCGCATCGGGCTATATAAGCGGACAAAGCATAAGCGTAGATGGAGGACAAATTTTAGGTATACACGGTTAA